Proteins from one Podarcis raffonei isolate rPodRaf1 chromosome 1, rPodRaf1.pri, whole genome shotgun sequence genomic window:
- the LOC128418921 gene encoding olfactory receptor 1019-like produces the protein MGLMMEYPNETMVTEFIFVGFMEHPELWALLFLLFLLIYIVTVSGNLGIIILATLDANLHTPMYFFLSNLSLVDVGYSTTIAPRLLMTFLQKNSTIPFTECTMQFFFFCLFVTVETCLLAIMAYDRFTAICNPLLYFVAMSKKLCLVLVTSAYICGFVNSAAQTLVIFSLSFCSSDVINHFFCDVRPILKLSCSSTAVANTVHFIFGTAIIMTTLLIILISYIYIIFAILRIRSAQGRHKAFSTCASHLTSVTIFYGTIIFMYMRPNSSVSTDEDKIVSVFYTLVIPMLNPLIYSLRNKDVKDAFIRMRGKISLN, from the coding sequence ATGGGATTAATGATGGAGTACCCAAATGAAACCATGGTGACTGAATTCATCTTTGTAGGCTTTATGGAACATCCTGAGCTGTGGGCCcttctcttcctgctgttcctcttgatCTACATTGTCACAGTCTCAGGAAATCTTGGCATCATTATACTAGCCACCCTTGATGCAAACCTGCACACTCCCATGTACTTTTTCCTCAGCAACCTATCCTTGGTTGATGTTGGCTATTCCACCACTATCGCTCCCAGGTTGCTGATGACCTTCCTACAAAAGAATAGCACTATTCCGTTCACAGAGTGTACCATgcaattcttctttttctgtctgtTTGTCACAGTTGAAACTTGCCTTCTAGCTATTATGGCTTATGATCGCTTCACTGCCATTTGCAACCCGTTACTTTATTTTGTTGCCATGTCTAAAAAGCTGTGTCTGGTGTTAGTAACAAGTGCATATATTTGTGGCTTTGTAAATTCAGCTGCTCAGACTTTGGTGATATTTAGCCTGTCCTTCTGCAGCTCAGATGTTATCAATCATTTCTTTTGCGACGTTCGTCCCATCCTGAAACTTTCCTGTTCAAGCACAGCAGTGGCGAACACTGTGCATTTCATCTTTGGTACTGCAATAATCATGACCACTTTGTTGATTATCCTCATCTCCTATATCTACATCATTTTTGCCATCCTGCGGATTCGCTCTGCCCAGGGCAGACACAAAGCCTTTTCCACCTGTGCCTCCCACCTCACGTCTGTCACAATCTTCTATGGGACCATCATCTTTATGTATATGAGGCCCAATTCCAGTGTCTCAACAGATGAAGATAAAATTGTTTCAGTGTTCTATACTCTTGTGATCCCCATGCTAAATCCATTGATTTACAGTCTAAGAAATAAAGATGTGAAGGATGCTTTCATCAGGATGAGAGGGAAGATTTCATTAAATTAA
- the LOC128418934 gene encoding olfactory receptor 1019-like, which translates to MEYMNQSIVTEFILLGFMDHPKLWTILFLAFILIYIVTVSGNLGIIILAALDANLHTPMYFFLSNLSLVDVGYSTTIAPRLLMTFLQKNSTISFTECSVQFFFFCLFVTVETCLLAVMAYDRFTAICNPLLYFVAMSKKLCLVLVTSAYICGFVNSAAQTSFIFSLSFCSSNVINHFFCDVPPILKLSCSSTAVANTVHFIFATSIIMTTLLIILISYTYIIFAILRIRSAQGRHKAFSTCASHFMAVTIFYGTIIFMYLRPNSGVSNDEDKIVSVFYTLVIPMLNPMIYSLRNKDVKDAFIRTRGKISLN; encoded by the coding sequence ATGGAATACATGAATCAAAGCATTGTGACTGAGTTCATCCTTCTGGGCTTCATGGACCATCCAAAGTTGTGGACCATTCTCTTCCTGGCATTTATCTTGATCTACATTGTCACAGTCTCAGGAAATCTTGGCATCATCATCCTAGCTGCTCTTGATGCAAACCTTCATACCCCAATGTACTTTTTCCTCAGCAACTTATCCTTGGTTGACGTTGGCTATTCCACTACTATCGCTCCTAGGTTGCTGATGACCTTCCTACAAAAGAATAGCACTATTTCGTTCACAGAGTGTTCTGTgcaattcttctttttctgtctgtTTGTCACAGTTGAAACTTGTCTTCTAGCTGTTATGGCTTATGATCGCTTTACTGCCATTTGCAACCCGTTACTTTATTTTGTTGCCATGTCTAAAAAGCTGTGTCTGGTGTTAGTAACAAGTGCATATATTTGTGGCTTTGTAAATTCAGCTGCTCAGACTTCATTCATATTTAGCCTGTCCTTCTGCAGCTCAAATGTTATCAATCATTTCTTTTGTGATGTTCCTCCCATCCTGAAACTTTCCTGTTCAAGCACAGCAGTGGCTAACACTGTGCATTTCATCTTTGCTACTTCAATAATCATGACCACTTTGTTGATTATCCTCATCTCCTATACCTACATCATTTTTGCCATCCTGCGGATTCGCTCTGCCCAGGGCAGACACAAAGCCTTTTCCACTTGTGCCTCTCACTTTATGGCCGTTACAATCTTCTATGGGACTATCATCTTTATGTATCTGAGGCCCAATTCTGGGGTGTCAAACGATGAAGATAAAATTGTTTCAGTGTTCTATACTCTTGTGATCCCAATGCTAAATCCAATGATTTACAGTTTGAGAAATAAAGATGTGAAGGATGCTTTCATAAGGACGAGAGGGAAGATTTCATTAAattaa
- the LOC128402719 gene encoding olfactory receptor 1019-like, which translates to MEYMNHSIVTEFILLGFMEHPELWTILFLAFILIYIVTVSGNLGIIILTTRDAHLHTPMYFFLSNLSLVDIVYSTTIAPRLLMTFVANNAIPFTECTMQFFFFCMFATVEACLLAVMAYDRFTAICNPLLYFVAMSKKLCLRLVICAYMCGFVNSAIRTSFIFSLSFCSSNVINHFFCDATPILKLSCSSTQVADTVHFIFGIVGILPTLMIILISYTYIIFAILRIRSAQGRHKAFSTCASHFMAVTIFYGTIIFMYLRPNSSVSKDEDKFVSVFYTLVIPMLNPFIYSLRNKDVKNAFLRMTGNISLN; encoded by the coding sequence ATGGAATACATGAATCACAGTATTGTGACTGAATTCATCCTTCTGGGCTTTATGGAACATCCAGAGCTGTGGACCATTCTCTTCCTGGCATTTATCTTGATCTACATTGTCACAGTGTCAGGAAATCTTGGCATCATCATCCTAACCACCCGTGATGCACACCTTCACACTCCCATGTACTTTTTCCTCAGCAACCTGTCCTTGGTTGATATTGTGTATTCCACTACTATCGCACCCAGGTTGCTGATGACCTTTGTAGCGAACAATGCTATTCCGTTCACAGAGTGCACCATgcaattcttctttttctgtatgtTTGCCACAGTTGAAGCTTGCCTTCTAGCTGTTATGGCTTATGATCGCTTTACTGCCATTTGCAACCCATTACTCTATTTCGTTGCTATGTCTAAGAAGCTCTGTTTGCGCTTAGTAATTTGTGCATACATGTGTGGTTTTGTGAATTCAGCTATTCGTACTTCATTCATATTTAGCCTGTCCTTCTGTAGCTCAAATGTTATCAATCATTTCTTTTGTGATGCCACTCCCATCCTGAAACTTTCTTGTTCAAGCACACAGGTGGCTGACACTGTGCACTTTATCTTTGGTATTGTGGGAATCCTACCCACTTTGATGATTATCCTCATCTCCTATACCTACATCATTTTTGCCATCCTGCGGATTCGCTCTGCCCAGGGCAGACACAAAGCTTTTTCCACTTGTGCCTCTCACTTCATGGCCGTTACAATCTTCTATGGGACCATTATCTTTATGTATCTGAGGCCCAATTCCAGTGTCTCAAAGGATGAAGATAAATTTGTTTCAGTGTTCTATACTCTTGTGATCCCAATGCTAAATCCATTCATCTACAGTCTGAGAAATAAAGATGTGAAGAATGCTTTCCTAAGGATGACAGGGAATATTTCATTAAATTAA
- the LOC128418944 gene encoding olfactory receptor 1019-like: MSEGNFTTITEFVLLGFTDNRSMQFLLFIVFLLVYLLILVGNVGMVTLIRIDSRLHTPMYFFLSNLSILDIGYSTVIAPRTLMTLVAKSKTISFTGCALQFFFFCIAVSCECFLLGAMAYDRFIAICNPLLYTAIMSKKFCYLLVAVSYLTSCVNAAVQTSFIFSLSFCRSNIINHFFCDVPPILRLSCSDTGVIDIIHFSFSTAIALVTILTILISYIYILVAVLRMNSAEGRRKAFSTCASHLTALTIFYGTAVFMYSRPNSKYSVEQDKIISVFYTLVIPMLNPLIYSLRNKEVKEAFKRLLGEKAITQSH, from the coding sequence ATGTCAGAAGGAAACTTCACCACAATTACTGAATTTGTTTTGCTGGGATTCACAGATAATCGGAGTATGCAGTTTCTTCTCTTCATAGTGTTCTTACTGGTTTACTTGCTCATCTTGGTGGGGAACGTTGGCATGGTGACATTAATCAGGATTGACTCCAGGCTTCACACTCCCATGTACTTTTTCCTGAGCAACCTATCAATCTTAGATATTGGTTACTCCACTGTCATCGCTCCCAGGACACTGATGACACTGGTAGCAAAAAGCAAAACCATTTCCTTCACTGGCTGTGCCctgcagtttttcttcttttgcattgCTGTATCCTGTGAATGCTTCCTGCTGGGTGCAATGGCATATGACCGCTTCATCGCTATCTGCAATCCACTGTTGTATACTGCCATCATGTCCAAAAAGTTCTGTTATCTGCTCGTGGCTGTTTCGTATCTAACAAGTTGTGTGAATGCAGCGGTCCAGACTTCATTTATATTTAGTTTGTCCTTTTGCAGATCCAACATCATCAACCATTTTTTCTGTGATGTACCCCCTATCCTAAGGCTCTCATGTTCAGATACAGGAGTCATCGATATAATTCATTTTAGCTTCTCCACAGCAATCGCATTAGTAACGATCCTGACCATACTGATCTCTTACATATACATACTTGTTGCCGTCCTTCGGATGAACTCAGCTGAGGGCAGACGTAAAGCCTTCTCTACCTGTGCCTCCCACCTTACAGCTCTCACTATATTCTATGGGACAGCTGTTTTCATGTACTCACGGCCCAATTCAAAATATTCTGTGGAGCAGGACAAAATAATCTCTGTGTTTTATACCCTTGTAATACCAATGTTGAATCCACTCATCtacagtctgagaaataaggaggTCAAAGAGGCTTTCAAAAGGCTGCTTGGGGAAAAGGCTATCACTCAGAGCCATTGA
- the LOC128418953 gene encoding olfactory receptor 1019-like, with protein MSEGNFTAITEFVLLGFTDNQNLQVLLFTVFFLIYLLILVGNIGMVTLITIDSRLHTPMYFFLSHLSMLDIGYSTVIAPMTLMTFVAESKTVPFTGCALQFFFFCIAVSCECCLLGAMAYDRFIAICNPLLYTALMSKKLCYLLVASSYLTGCVNAAVQTSFIFTLSFCRSNIINHFFCDVVPILRLSCSDTRVIDMIHFSFSTVVVSIPILGILVSYSYILVTILRISSAEGRRKAFSTCASHLTAVTIFYGTVAFMYLRPSSKYSVEQDKIISVFYTLAIPMLNPLIYSLRNKEVKEAFKRLVGGNVISQRR; from the coding sequence ATGTCAGAAGGAAACTTCACCGCAATTACTGAGTTTGTTTTGCTGGGATTCACAGATAACCAGAACCTGCAGGTTCTTCTCTTCACTGTGTTCTTTCTGATTTACTTGCTGATCTTAGTGGGGAACATTGGCATGGTAACATTAATCACAATTGACTCCCGGCTCCACACTCCCATGTACTTTTTCCTGAGCCACCTGTCAATGTTAGATATTGGTTACTCCACTGTCATCGCTCCCATGACACTGATGACCTTTGTGGCAGAAAGCAAAACAGTTCCCTTCACTGGCTGTGCCctgcagtttttcttcttctgcattgcTGTATCCTGTGAGTGCTGCCTGCTAGGTGCAATGGCATACGATCGCTTCATTGCAATCTGCAACCCACTGTTGTATACTGCTCTCATGTCCAAAAAGCTCTGTTATTTGCTTGTGGCTAGCTCTTATCTAACAGGTTGTGTGAATGCAGCGGTCCAGACTTCATTTATATTTACTTTGTCCTTTTGTAGATCCAACATCATCAACCATTTCTTCTGTGATGTGGTCCCTATTCTAAGGCTCTCCTGTTCAGATACAAGAGTCATTGATATGATTCATTTTAGCTTCTCAACAGTAGTTGTATCAATACCTATCCTGGGCATTCTGGTGTCTTACAGTTACATACTTGTCACCATCCTTCGGATCAGCTCAGCCGAGGGCAGACGAAAAGCCTTCTCCACCTGTGCCTCCCACCTTACAGCTGTCACCATTTTCTATGGCACAGTTGCTTTCATGTACTTACGGCCCAGTTCAAAATATTCCGTGGAACAGGACAAAATCATCTCTGTGTTTTACACCCTTGCAATACCTATGCTGAATCCACTCATCTACAGCTTGAGAAACAAGGAGGTGAAAGAGGCTTTCAAAAGGCTGGTTGGAGGAAATGTTATCTCTCAGAGGCGATAA
- the LOC128418961 gene encoding olfactory receptor 1019-like produces MSEGNFTAMTEFVLLGFTDNQNLQVLLFAVFLLIYMVILVGNIGMTTLITIDSRLHTPMYFFLSNLSMLDIGYSTVIAPRTLMTFVAETKTISFTGCALQFFFFCIAVSCECCLLGAMAYDRFIAICNPLLYTALMSKKLCYLLVAGSYLTGCVNAAVQTSFIFSLSFCRSNIINHFFCDVVPILRLSCSDTRVIDMIHFSFSTAIVSITILAILISYTYILVAILRINSAEGRRKAFSTCASHLTAVTIFYGTVAFMYLRPSSKYSMEQDKIISVFYTLAIPMLNPLIYSLRNKEVKEAFKRIVGGKIISQRH; encoded by the coding sequence ATGTCAGAAGGAAACTTCACCGCAATGACTGAATTTGTTTTGCTGGGATTCACAGATAACCAGAATCTGCAGGTTCTTCTTTTTGCTGTGTTCTTACTGATTTACATGGTGATCTTGGTGGGGAACATTGGCATGACAACATTAATCACAATTGACTCCCGGCTCCACACTCCCATGTATTTTTTCCTGAGCAACCTGTCAATGTTAGATATTGGTTACTCCACTGTCATTGCTCCCAGGACACTGATGACCTTCGTAGCAGAAACCAAAACCATTTCCTTCACTGGCTGTGCCCtgcaatttttcttcttctgcattgcTGTATCCTGTGAGTGCTGCCTGCTGGGTGCAATGGCATATGACCGCTTCATTGCAATCTGCAACCCACTGTTGTATACTGCTCTCATGTCCAAAAAGCTCTGTTATTTGCTTGTGGCTGGTTCCTATCTAACAGGTTGTGTGAATGCAGCGGTCCAGACTTCATTTATATTTAGTTTGTCCTTTTGTAGATCCAACATCATCAACCATTTCTTCTGTGATGTGGTCCCTATTCTAAGGCTCTCCTGTTCAGATACAAGAGTCATTGATATGATTCATTTTAGTTTCTCAACAGCAATTGTATCCATAACTATCCTGGCCATTCTTATCTCTTACACATACATCCTAGTTGCCATCCTTCGGATCAACTCAGCCGAGGGCAGACGTAAAGCCTTCTCCACCTGTGCCTCCCACCTTACAGCTGTCACCATTTTCTATGGCACAGTTGCTTTCATGTACTTACGGCCCAGTTCAAAATATTCCATGGAACAGGACAAAATCATCTCTGTGTTTTACACCCTTGCAATACCTATGCTGAATCCACTCATCTACAGCCTGAGAAACAAGGAGGTGAAAGAGGCTTTCAAAAGGATAGTTGGGGGAAAGATTATCTCTCAGAGACATTAA